In one window of Lacticaseibacillus casei DSM 20011 = JCM 1134 = ATCC 393 DNA:
- a CDS encoding serine hydrolase domain-containing protein, whose translation MKHAKKWGWTRWLILGLFAGLVIGIAVYGSYDYFYLRPQTEAKEERARRKYETELNRHRAIEQRLQNATRQATNTTDRLMQQVIPSEAQPFLKKLEADHFSGTVLMMRKGKVILNTGLGYADAESGRLNGPESLYQIGSIQKGLTAVLLMKLVEQGKVHMTDPISRYLPGIRTGKQVTLRMMLDMRSGFSLKRNQPTQLSDAGIVRWSIANLNYGAKQYAYEPVNFVLLAGVIEKVTGHLYADLIQQEIFKKLKLTHSGFMPELYREPNQSFGYNGPKANPYSRRYVEPSLNYNRELGTGNIYTSAGDLYQIMAAINQGKIIRRSSVATLRDLNQGQYTAGVYNFGNYTLTHGVVAAQLAATVMDSSGQNAVVLLANTDQVTRDLAQALYHDMIKGVK comes from the coding sequence ATGAAACACGCAAAAAAATGGGGTTGGACACGCTGGTTGATCTTGGGACTCTTCGCCGGCCTTGTCATTGGCATCGCGGTTTATGGCAGTTATGATTACTTTTATCTCCGCCCGCAAACCGAAGCCAAAGAAGAACGCGCCCGGCGCAAGTATGAAACCGAGCTGAATCGGCATCGCGCGATCGAGCAACGCCTGCAAAATGCCACGCGTCAGGCAACGAACACCACTGATCGGTTGATGCAACAGGTTATCCCTTCAGAAGCGCAACCGTTTTTAAAAAAACTGGAAGCCGATCATTTTAGCGGTACCGTTTTAATGATGCGCAAAGGGAAAGTGATCCTGAACACGGGGTTGGGCTATGCCGACGCTGAATCCGGTCGTTTGAACGGGCCTGAGAGTCTGTATCAAATTGGCTCGATTCAAAAAGGGCTCACTGCGGTCTTGCTCATGAAACTTGTGGAACAAGGCAAGGTACACATGACAGATCCGATTAGTCGTTATTTGCCAGGCATTCGCACGGGCAAACAGGTAACGTTGCGGATGATGTTGGATATGCGTAGCGGCTTTTCATTGAAGCGGAATCAACCGACCCAACTATCAGATGCCGGAATTGTCCGGTGGTCGATCGCCAATTTGAATTATGGTGCGAAACAGTACGCGTATGAACCGGTTAATTTTGTTTTATTAGCCGGAGTGATTGAAAAAGTGACCGGTCATTTATACGCCGACTTAATTCAGCAGGAAATATTTAAAAAGTTAAAGTTGACGCATTCAGGATTTATGCCTGAATTGTATCGTGAACCTAATCAATCATTTGGGTATAATGGTCCCAAGGCGAATCCTTATTCGCGCCGTTACGTCGAGCCGTCTTTGAATTATAATCGGGAATTGGGGACTGGTAATATTTACACGAGTGCCGGTGATTTATACCAGATTATGGCGGCCATCAATCAAGGCAAGATTATCAGGCGCTCATCGGTCGCCACATTACGTGATCTGAATCAAGGCCAATACACGGCGGGTGTGTATAATTTTGGCAACTACACACTGACGCATGGCGTTGTGGCCGCACAATTAGCGGCAACTGTCATGGATAGCAGCGGTCAAAATGCGGTCGTGCTGTTGGCAAATACGGATCAGGTGACGCGGGATCTAGCCCAAGCACTTTATCATGACATGATTAAGGGAGTGAAGTAA